The following are encoded together in the Drosophila biarmipes strain raj3 chromosome 3L, RU_DBia_V1.1, whole genome shotgun sequence genome:
- the LOC108029507 gene encoding BTB/POZ domain-containing protein 10 isoform X2: protein MSTTPNSNSSSSNSNKQPLSQKQDTYSSDSSEEGLETAEERRRRILKERSRLNRPQHNMSGGGAVPKHDSKSPGAASPSCQATGSGVGRLQTQPPERISMLVDGVRFSMEQSVLAAHPTTMLGTMFGTGFQFAHANERGEYDVADGISHLVFRAILEYYKTGVIRCPPTVSVPELKEACDYLLIPFDATTVRCQNLSLLHELSNEGARQQFELFLEDLILPLMVASAQRGDRECHVVVLLEDDMVEWDEEFPPQMGEEYCQTVHSTAMHRFFKYIENRDVAKQVMKDRGLKKIRCGIEGYPTHKEKIRRRPGGRAEVIYSYVQRPFIHMSWEKEEAKSRHVDFQCVKSKSVTNLAEANADPPLELDASGNPIPPIAVVNPHPNNAELAAGMAVVPAAMGVAGPVAVVAVDEAAGGVVMLNELDQAAVAGAAGVIEDM from the exons ATGTCAACCACTCCCAATTCGAACAGTAGTAGTAGCAATAGCAACAAGCAGCCCCTGTCTCAGAAGCAGGACACTTACAGCAGCGATAGCAGCGAAGAGGGCCTCGAGACGGCCGAGGAACGAAGAAGGCGCATCCTGAAGGAGCGGAGTCGTCTGAACAGACCTCAGCACAACATGTCTGGCGGAGGAGCCGTGCCCAAGCACGACAGCAAGTCCCCGGGCGCAGCATCTCCCAGCTGCCAGGCAACTGGCTCTGGAGTGGGTCGCCTTCAGACACAACCGCCCGAAAGGATCTCTATGCTTGTGGACGGCGTTCGATTCTCGATGGAGCAGTCCGTGCTCGCAGCCCATCCCACCACGATGCTGGGCACGATGTTCGGAACTGGCTTCCAGTTTGCACATGCCAACGAGCGCGGGGAATACGACGTGGCCGACGGGATCTCTCACCTGGTGTTTCGGGCCATTCTGGAGTACTATAAGACCGGCGTTATCCGCTGCCCGCCCACTGTTTCGGTGCCGGAACTAAAGGAAGCCTGTGATTATCTGCTCATTCCCTTTGACGCCACCACCGTTCGCTGCCAGAACCTAA GCCTTCTCCACGAGTTAAGCAATGAAGGGGCTCGACAGCAGTTCGAACTCTTCCTGGAGGACCTGATTCTGCCGCTCATGGTGGCTTCAGCACAACGAGGGGATCGCGAGTGCCACGTTGTAGTGCTCCTCGAAGACGACATGGTTGAGTGGGACGAGGAGTTCCCACCACAGATGGGCGAGGAGTATTGCCAGA CTGTTCACAGCACTGCCATGCACCGATTCTTTAAGTACATCGAAAACCGCGATGTGGCCAAGCAGGTGATGAAGGATCGCGGGCTAAAGAAGATCCGCTGCGGCATAGAGGGGTACCCAACCCACAAGGAGAAGATCCGAAGGCGTCCTGGCGGACGAGCCGAGGTGATATACAGTTATGTCCAGCGACCGTTCATTCACATGTCCTGGGAGAAGGAGGAGGCAAAGAGTCGCCATGTAGATTTTCAGTGTGTGAAATCCAAGTCCGTAACGAATCTCGCAGAAGCAAACGCCGATCCGCCACTAGAATTGGACGCAA GTGGAAATCCGATTCCTCCTATCGCAGTGGTTAATCCGCATCCCAACAATGCAGAACTAGCCGCCGGAATGGCCGTCGTCCCCGCAGCGATGGGCGTTGCTGGTCCAGTAGCCGTGGTCGCCGTGGACGAGGCGGCTGGAGGCGTTGTCATGCTCAACGAGTTGGACCAGGCAGCGGTCGCTGGTGCGGCTGGCGTTATCGAAGACATGTAA
- the LOC108029507 gene encoding BTB/POZ domain-containing protein 10 isoform X1, whose protein sequence is MSTTPNSNSSSSNSNKQPLSQKQDTYSSDSSEEGLETAEERRRRILKERSRLNRPQHNMSGGGAVPKHDSKSPGAASPSCQATGSGVGRLQTQPPERISMLVDGVRFSMEQSVLAAHPTTMLGTMFGTGFQFAHANERGEYDVADGISHLVFRAILEYYKTGVIRCPPTVSVPELKEACDYLLIPFDATTVRCQNLRGLLHELSNEGARQQFELFLEDLILPLMVASAQRGDRECHVVVLLEDDMVEWDEEFPPQMGEEYCQTVHSTAMHRFFKYIENRDVAKQVMKDRGLKKIRCGIEGYPTHKEKIRRRPGGRAEVIYSYVQRPFIHMSWEKEEAKSRHVDFQCVKSKSVTNLAEANADPPLELDASGNPIPPIAVVNPHPNNAELAAGMAVVPAAMGVAGPVAVVAVDEAAGGVVMLNELDQAAVAGAAGVIEDM, encoded by the exons ATGTCAACCACTCCCAATTCGAACAGTAGTAGTAGCAATAGCAACAAGCAGCCCCTGTCTCAGAAGCAGGACACTTACAGCAGCGATAGCAGCGAAGAGGGCCTCGAGACGGCCGAGGAACGAAGAAGGCGCATCCTGAAGGAGCGGAGTCGTCTGAACAGACCTCAGCACAACATGTCTGGCGGAGGAGCCGTGCCCAAGCACGACAGCAAGTCCCCGGGCGCAGCATCTCCCAGCTGCCAGGCAACTGGCTCTGGAGTGGGTCGCCTTCAGACACAACCGCCCGAAAGGATCTCTATGCTTGTGGACGGCGTTCGATTCTCGATGGAGCAGTCCGTGCTCGCAGCCCATCCCACCACGATGCTGGGCACGATGTTCGGAACTGGCTTCCAGTTTGCACATGCCAACGAGCGCGGGGAATACGACGTGGCCGACGGGATCTCTCACCTGGTGTTTCGGGCCATTCTGGAGTACTATAAGACCGGCGTTATCCGCTGCCCGCCCACTGTTTCGGTGCCGGAACTAAAGGAAGCCTGTGATTATCTGCTCATTCCCTTTGACGCCACCACCGTTCGCTGCCAGAACCTAA GAGGCCTTCTCCACGAGTTAAGCAATGAAGGGGCTCGACAGCAGTTCGAACTCTTCCTGGAGGACCTGATTCTGCCGCTCATGGTGGCTTCAGCACAACGAGGGGATCGCGAGTGCCACGTTGTAGTGCTCCTCGAAGACGACATGGTTGAGTGGGACGAGGAGTTCCCACCACAGATGGGCGAGGAGTATTGCCAGA CTGTTCACAGCACTGCCATGCACCGATTCTTTAAGTACATCGAAAACCGCGATGTGGCCAAGCAGGTGATGAAGGATCGCGGGCTAAAGAAGATCCGCTGCGGCATAGAGGGGTACCCAACCCACAAGGAGAAGATCCGAAGGCGTCCTGGCGGACGAGCCGAGGTGATATACAGTTATGTCCAGCGACCGTTCATTCACATGTCCTGGGAGAAGGAGGAGGCAAAGAGTCGCCATGTAGATTTTCAGTGTGTGAAATCCAAGTCCGTAACGAATCTCGCAGAAGCAAACGCCGATCCGCCACTAGAATTGGACGCAA GTGGAAATCCGATTCCTCCTATCGCAGTGGTTAATCCGCATCCCAACAATGCAGAACTAGCCGCCGGAATGGCCGTCGTCCCCGCAGCGATGGGCGTTGCTGGTCCAGTAGCCGTGGTCGCCGTGGACGAGGCGGCTGGAGGCGTTGTCATGCTCAACGAGTTGGACCAGGCAGCGGTCGCTGGTGCGGCTGGCGTTATCGAAGACATGTAA
- the LOC108029489 gene encoding glycerol kinase produces the protein MDSPTSETSSPPPAPTGPFVGAIDEGTTSARFIIFRAGTDEIVCYHQIEVESIFQKEGWCEQDPMAIVDTVNECIAGACKKLVALGGKVGEIITIGITNQRESTIVWDRHTGQPLVNAIIWLDNRTTSTVEELLETIPNNARNINYLRPLCGLPLSPYFSGVKLRWLRDNVPVVSQAMEKGNAMFGTIDTWLMYNLTGGKDGGVHKTDVTNASRTMLMNIETLQWDPNLLKFFGLPKTILPEICSSAELYGNIAQGVLKGTSISSDLGDQQAALVGQQCLSKGQAKATFGTGCFLLYNTGSSIVHSGHGLLTTVGYQLGRKATPFYALEGSVSIAGAAFNWLRDNINLIQNSGQIETMASTVDNSLDVYFVPAFNGLYAPYWNQDARGVICGLSEETTSEHIVRATLEAVCFQVRDILDSMHKDCKIPLAKLMVDGGMTVNNLFLQLQSDLVGIQVLRAKIAETTALGAAMAAYKAVEGRYQMEAPLSKSGPREAIKPQISATDRNLRYQKWKMAIERSLNWETSTFPQGEREAFDGA, from the exons ATGGATTCACCTACTTCCGAGACGTCCTCGCCCCCACCAGCCCCAACAGGTCCATTCGTTGGGGCCATCGACGAGGGAACCACCTCCGCACGGTTCATAATATTCCGCGCTGGCACGGACGAGATTGTGTGCTACCACCAGATCGAGGTTGAGTCGATTTTCCAGAAGGAGGGATGGTGCGAACAGGATCCCATGGCCATAGTGGATACGGTCAACGAGTGCATTGCCGGAGCTTGCAAGAAACTCGTGGCCCTGGGCGGCAAAGTTGGG GAAATCATCACGATTGGCATAACCAATCAGCGAGAGTCCACCATCGTCTGGGATAGACACACCGGCCAACCACTGGTGAACGCCATTATCTGGCTGGACAACCGGACCACAAGCACAGTGGAGGAGCTGTTAGAGACGATTCCAAACAATGCCAGGAACATTAACTACCTGCGACCCCTGTGCGGGCTTCCTTTGTCGCCTTACTTTTCGGGTGTGAAGCTCCGTTGGCTGCGAGACAACGTGCCCGTAGTCAGCCAGGCCATGGAGAAGGGTAATGCCATGTTCGGCACCATCGACACGTGGCTGATGTACAACTTGACCGGCGGAAAGGACGGCGGCGTTCACAAGACGGACGTGACTAACGCCTCTCGTACCATGCTCATGAACATAGAGACGCTTCAGTGGGATCCCAATCTCCTCAAGTTCTTCGGCCTGCCCAAAACCATTTTGCCGGAGATTTGTTCGAGCGCGGAGTTATACGGCAATATTGCACAGGGCGTGCTTAAGGGCACTAGTATAAGCTCAGATTTGGGCGATCAGCAAGCCGCTCTTGTGGGACAACAGTGCCTCTCCAAAGGTCAGGCCAAGGCGACTTTCGGTACAGGATGCTTCCTGCTTTACAACACGGGGTCATCTATCGTTCACTCCGGGCATGGGCTGCTGACTACCGTTGGCTACCAACTGGGGCGAAAGGCAACTCCTTTTTACGCCCTGGAGGGAAGTGTGTCGATTGCCGGCGCGGCCTTCAACTGGCTGCGCGACAACATAAACCTCATTCAAAACTCTGGGCAGATCGAGACCATGGCCAGCACTGTGGACAACTCCTTGGACGTGTACTTCGTGCCAGCTTTCAACGGACTCTATGCTCCCTACTGGAACCAGGACGCCCGGGGCGTTATTTGCGGACTCAGTGAAGAAACAACAAGTGAGCACATTGTTCGAGCCACGCTCGAGGCAGTGTGTTTCCAGGTCCGTGACATACTCGACTCGATGCACAAGGATTGCAAGATTCCGCTGGCCAAGCTAATGGTGGACGGGGGCATGACTGTGAATAACCTGTTTCTGCAACTGCAGTCTGATCTGGTCGGTATTCAAGTGCTCCGGGCCAAGATCGCTGAGACAACGGCGCTG GGAGCTGCAATGGCCGCCTACAAAGCTGTCGAGGGTCGCTACCAAATGGAGGCTCCACTCTCAAAGTCAGGACCCCGTGAGGCAATAAAGCCACAAATCAGTGCCACCGATCGCAACCTCCGCTACCAGAAGTGGAAAATGGCCATCGAACGCTCTCTAAACTGGGAAACTTCGACATTTCCGCAGGGCGAGCGCGAGGCCTTCGATGGAGCATAG
- the LOC108029499 gene encoding nitrilase and fragile histidine triad fusion protein NitFhit produces the protein MSTLVRIIRRSIVTTHQQQLRRMSGPGQSATIAVGQMRSTSDKAANLDQVKELVARAKSRNACMLFLPECCDFVGESRAQTLELSEGLDGELMVQYRELAKCNEMWLSLGGVHERNDQGKIYNAHVLVNDKGELAAVYRKMHLFDATTKEIRLRESDTVTPGERLERPVYTPAGQVGLQICYDLRFAEPAVLLRKMGAQLLTYPAAFTYATGKAHWEILLRARAIETQCFVVAAAQQGWHNQKRQSWGHSMIISPWGKVLADCGGDRELEIGTAVVDLSVLQSLYQTMPCFEHRRNDLYSLTAYGIKSEEPAQDRAFATNVVDKRTIFYESEHCFAFTNLRCVVEGHVLVSTKRVTPRLCGLNCAEIADMFTTVCMVQRMLEKIYQTTSATVTVQDGAEAGQTVPHVHFHVMPRRYGDFGHNDQIYVKLDERAEEKPPRTIQERIEEAQVYRQFLLDSS, from the coding sequence ATGTCAACTCTAGTCAGAATCATACGACGCAGCATTGTGACCACCCACCAACAGCAGCTACGCAGGATGTCCGGTCCGGGTCAGAGTGCAACCATTGCCGTGGGTCAGATGCGTTCCACCAGCGACAAGGCGGCCAATCTCGACCAGGTGAAGGAGCTGGTGGCTAGGGCCAAGTCCAGAAACGCCTGCATGCTTTTCCTGCCCGAGTGCTGCGACTTTGTGGGCGAGAGCCGCGCCCAAACACTGGAGCTTTCTGAGGGATTGGACGGGGAGCTAATGGTACAGTACAGAGAGCTCGCCAAGTGCAACGAGATGTGGCTCTCCCTGGGTGGCGTGCACGAGCGGAACGACCAAGGAAAGATATACAACGCTCACGTCCTGGTCAACGATAAGGGGGAGTTAGCCGCAGTATATAGAAAGATGCATCTCTTTGACGCCACGACAAAGGAAATTCGTCTGCGCGAGTCGGACACAGTGACCCCGGGAGAGCGTCTTGAGCGACCAGTATACACACCCGCTGGCCAGGTGGGACTCCAGATATGCTACGATCTGCGGTTTGCCGAACCGGCAGTTTTACTAAGAAAGATGGGTGCACAGTTGCTCACCTATCCGGCTGCCTTTACCTATGCAACGGGTAAAGCGCACTGGGAGATCCTGTTGCGCGCGAGAGCGATTGAAACACAGTGTTTTGTGGTCGCGGCAGCTCAGCAGGGTTGGCACAACCAGAAGCGACAGAGTTGGGGCCACAGCATGATCATCAGTCCCTGGGGAAAAGTGCTGGCTGACTGTGGCGGCGATCGGGAGCTTGAAATCGGCACGGCGGTGGTGGATCTCTCCGTTCTGCAATCCCTGTACCAGACCATGCCCTGCTTCGAGCACCGGCGAAACGACCTCTATAGCCTGACGGCATATGGAATAAAAAGTGAGGAGCCCGCCCAGGATCGGGCATTTGCCACCAATGTCGTGGACAAACGCACGATTTTCTACGAATCCGAGCACTGCTTTGCCTTCACCAACCTGCGATGTGTGGTCGAGGGCCACGTACTGGTTTCCACTAAGCGAGTGACCCCACGTCTTTGTGGCCTCAACTGCGCCGAGATCGCGGATATGTTCACAACTGTCTGCATGGTGCAGCGGATGCTGGAGAAGATTTACCAGACCACATCTGCCACAGTCACTGTGCAGGACGGAGCCGAGGCCGGGCAAACCGTTCCCCACGTCCACTTTCACGTTATGCCTCGACGTTATGGGGACTTCGGCCACAATGACCAAATCTACGTAAAACTGGATGAACGCGCCGAGGAGAAGCCACCGCGCACTATCCAGGAAAGAATTGAAGAGGCACAAGTGTATCGCCAGTTCCTTCTGGACAGTAGCTAG
- the LOC108029516 gene encoding uncharacterized protein C3orf38 homolog, whose protein sequence is MPISEIHKRGLRDLFMSEKNTPVLIQLAKGTTKNVCKPEDPEEALRLLSTYIPDIYVLLSKRAITKELLFTYLRSRQPETSTDFTKADLITKVIQYWEEESKRLRCGGQIAVVSAQQSEEDYPIHAIARKFGEWFFERFNSDSLSQVDLWIDAALHLTIMASDGMNEVECTTAAEVLLALTSTKEKFGFHFNPNLTHAGIQGRMDSYGQVVVLCCGTLHTCDSCVGVFECAFGILRDPFAHNNWKPKKLKCLLKSELQPPELHSLSSSKTLQAALELPVPTDDLD, encoded by the exons ATGCCGATTTCGGAAATCCATAAGAGAGGTCTCCGGGATCTATTTATGAGCGAGAAGAACACACCCGTTCTGATCCAGTTGGCCAAAGGCACCACGAAAAATGTGTGCAAGCCAGAGGATCCTGAGG aAGCCCTTCGACTCCTCTCCACTTACATTCCGGATATTTACGTTCTGCTCTCAAAGCGCGCGATAACCAAGGAACTGCTCTTCACGTATCTGCGCAGCCGACAACCGGAAACTTCCACAGACTTTACCAAGGCAGACCTCATAACAAAGGTGATTCAGTACTGGGAAGAGGAGTCCAAAAGATTACGTTGTGGAGGGCAGATCGCCGTTGTCTCGGCCCAGCAGAGCGAGGAGGACTACCCCATTCACGCCATTGCGAGAAAGTTCGGTGAGTGGTTCTTCGAGCGCTTCAATTCAGACAGCCTGAGCCAGGTGGACCTGTGGATCGATGCGGCCCTGCACCTCACCATTATGGCCAGCGATGGAATGAACGAGGTGGAGTGCACGACGGCTGCTGAAGTGCTGTTGGCTCTAACAAGCACCAAGGAAAAATTTGGTTTCCACTTTAATCCGAACTTGACGCATGCCGGGATTCAGGGCCGTATGGACTCGTACGGGCAGGTGGTGGTGCTCTGCTGCGGCACCTTGCACACTTGCGACAGCTGCGTCGGTGTCTTCGAGTGCGCCTTTGGTATTCTACGGGATCCCTTTGCTCACAACAACTGGAAGCCCAAGAAACTGAAGTGCTTGCTCAAAAGCGAGCTGCAGCCCCCGGAACTTCACAGCCTTAGCTCAAGCAAGACTCTGCAGGCAGCTCTGGAGCTGCCAGTGCCCACCGATGATCTGGACTAG
- the LOC108029481 gene encoding serine/threonine-protein kinase PRP4 homolog translates to MMTDNKSCDSSNNSESEERRAKHKKAKKHKKHKKSSSGKGEKDRHTHKKHKKAKKRAHRASESSFDSDAMENAKAKLAKNSGLSSKFTEIMQKASRNGADFRIVKPLMPTDPSSLVEEITKTIQNKVLPVLEVASSGSESDVPADVASPIISSIIEDELNLEDLMRQKAMLQARLGAYMSDPEADDRAELLPHSHSQLDVAQTKPMPKGAPSAPQSQPQAMAASKSAAPLATATSKHANIKQSSTHNSNESDVILLDDSSGGQRTLSPTPEKRRRHASPLPAAPRSRALDDPHHGRRERRSRERDRTPPRRRAAEQQTQARPRSRNRNMEDLRQEINRDKQRERRDHSRDRDRRGAERPPPTDVRAGRGRERDVRPHRSQRSHSRSKFESDRRRERERQKDRDRGGFDRGGGRGGARGGADNGDRDRYKGSLSEGQKKHDKESSDEEANLLDIDIDEDEDDEERIIEQRRKKREELLKKLGTGQESPTPQNSIRYESRSTSPGSSQRDRTHRTPTPTLASSDPPSMHMPKEHQQVDSLNSQKNSSVKEKRNEWDMFADQDVDSNFDSPNTIVQNKHQHENPALTDNWDDAEGYYRVRIGEVLDNRYLVNGYTGQGVFSNVVRGRDQARGQANVAIKIIRNNEIMHKTGLRELEILKKLNDADPEDRFHCLRLYRHFFHKQHLCMVFEPLAMNLREVLKKYGKNVGLHIKAVRSYTQQLFLALKLLKKTGILHADIKPDNILVNENNLILKLCDFGSASAISDNEITPYLVSRFYRSPEIILGIPYDYGIDTWSAGCTIYELYTGKILFSGKSNNQMLKFFMDVKGKIPNRIVRKGQFKEQHFDQSCNFLYHEIDKLTEREKIVVMPVVKPSRSLQQELIADQNLPDDQHRKVTQLKDLLENMFALDPAKRISLNQALVHPFIQEKM, encoded by the exons ATGATGACTGACAACAAAAG CTGCGACTCCAGCAATAACAGCGAGTCGGAGGAGCGTCGGGCCAAGCACAAGAAAGCCAAGAAGCATAAGAAGCATAAGAAATCCTCATCCGGCAAGGGCGAGAAAGACAGGCATACCCACAAGAAGCACAAGAAGGCGAAAAAGCGGGCCCACCGCGCAAGCGAGTCCTCGTTCGACTCGGATGCGATGGAAAACGCCAAGGCCAAGCTGGCAAAGAACTCTGGGCTGAGCAGCAAGTTCACAGAGATCATGCAGAAGGCTAGTCGCAACGGAGCCGACTTCCGCATTGTCAAGCCTCTGATGCCGACGGACCCTAGCAGCCTGGTGGAAGAAATCACCAAGACTATTCAAAACAAGGTTCTGCCCGTCTTGGAGGTGGCCAGTTCGGGTAGCGAAAGCGATGT CCCCGCCGATGTGGCCAGTCCGATTATTTCGTCCATTATCGAGGATGAGCTGAACTTGGAAGATCTGATGAGACAGAAGGCTATGCTACAGGCTCGCCTGGGCGCCTATATGTCGGACCCAGAGGCCGACGACAGAGCCGAGCTTCTCCCTCACTCACACTCGCAGCTGGATGTTGCTCAGACCAAACCAATGCCCAAGGGGGCCCCTTCCGCACCGCAATCCCAGCCACAGGCGATGGCCGCCAGCAAGTCTGCAGCGCCGCTGGCTACTGCAACCAGTAAACATGCTAATATAAAACAGTCTAGCACGCATAACTCAAATGAATCCGATGTTATATTGTTGGATGATTCTAGCGGAGGCCAGCGAACCCTCTCGCCCACGCCAGAGAAGCGGAGACGCCACGCATCCCCGCTTCCAGCAGCCCCGAGAAGCCGAGCCCTCGACGACCCGCACCATGGAAGAAGGGAACGGCGGTCGAGAGAACGCGATCGCACACCCCCACGTCGTCGGGCAGCAGAGCAGCAGACACAGGCACGGCCACGAAGCCGCAACCGAAATATGGAGGACCTGCGACAGGAGATCAACCGCGACAAGCAAAGGGAGAGACGTGACCATAGCCGTGACCGGGATCGGCGTGGAGCAGAGAGGCCACCGCCCACCGATGTGCGAGCAGGTCGTGGCCGAGAGAGGGACGTTCGACCCCATCGCAGCCAACGCTCGCACAGCCGGAGTAAGTTTGAGTCGGACAGGCGTCGAGAGCGGGAAAGGCAAAAGGACCGGGATCGTGGTGGCTTTGACCGTGGTGGTGGGCGCGGTGGAGCACGTGGTGGCGCAGACAACGGGGACCGCGATCGGTACAAGGGTTCGCTGAGCGAGGGGCAAAAGAAGCACGACAAAGAGAGCAGTGACGAGGAGGCCAACCTCCTGGACATTGACATTGACGAAGACGAAGATGACGAAGAGCGTATAATTGAGCAGCGTCGAAAGAAGCGTGAGGAGCTACTCAAG AAACTGGGCACAGGGCAGGAATCACCGACGCCTCAAAACTCCATCAGATACGAGTCTCGAAGCACTTCGCCAGGGTCATCTCAACGCGATAGGACGCATAGAACGCCGACACCCACTCTGGCCAGCTCGGATCCGCCTAGCATGCACATGCCAAAGGAGCACCAGCAGGTGGACAGCTTGAATAGCCAAAAAAACAGCTCCGTCAAGGAAAAGCGAAACGAGTGGGATATGTTCGCTGACCAAGATGTGGATTCAAATTTTGAT TCACCCAACACCATCGTACAAAATAAACACCAACACGAAAATCCCGCCCTTACCGACAACTGGGACGATGCAGAGGGCTATTACCGAGTTCGAATCGGCGAGGTTCTGGACAATCGCTACTTGGTAAACGGATACACGGGCCAGGGTGTCTTTAGCAATGTCGTGCGTGGTAGAGACCAAGCTCGGGGACAGGCCAATGTAGCCATTAAGATCATACGAAACAACGAAATAAT GCACAAAACTGGCTTGCGAGAACTGGAGATTCTAAAGAAACTCAACGACGCTGATCCGGAAGATCGATTCCACTGCCTGCGCTTGTACCGCCACTTTTTCCACAAACAG CACCTCTGTATGGTGTTCGAGCCTTTGGCAATGAATTTACGTGAAGTACTTAAGAAGTATGGCAAGAATGTTGGCCTCCACATCAAAGCAGTTCGTAGCTATACACAGCAACTTTTTTTGGCGCTCAAGTTGCTGAAAAAGACGGGTATTTTGCATGCAGACATTAAGCCGGATAACATTTTGGTCAACGAAAATAATCTTATACTGAAGTTGTGCGATTTTGGGTCTGCCTCGGCCATCAGCGACAATGAAATAACACCATACTTGGTTTCGCGGTTCTACCGCTCGCCGGAGATTATTTTAGGTATTCCGTACGATTATGGAATTGATACATGGTCCGCTGGTTGCACAATCTACGAACTGTACACGGGGAAAATTCTGTTTAGCGGCAAGAGCAACAACCAGATGCTCAAGTTTTTCATGGACGTGAAGGGCAAGATACCAAACCGAATCGTTAGAAAGGGTCAGTTTAAGGAGCAGCATTTCGATCAGAGCTGCAACTTTTTGTACCACGAGATAGATAAGCTCACCGAAAGG gaaaaaattgttgtaaTGCCGGTGGTTAAACCTTCGCGTAGCTTGCAGCAGGAACTTATCGCTGACCAAAACCTGCCGGACGATCAGCACCGCAAGGTCACCCAGCTAAAGGATTTGCTGGAGAACATGTTCGCACTGGATCCAGCCAAGCGGATCTCTCTTAACCAGGCACTAGTTCATCCCTTTATTCAGGAGAAGATGTAG
- the LOC108029949 gene encoding THO complex protein 7 — MQPTPGAVRPYCVACRSNCRFGHTPIRQKIVEMNDEEIIKQRLLIDGDGTGEDRRIVVLLKQFLKWANAKNDSPETNPVMYDRLMAQFAQCKLSAMKNVQTLQMIGAERENYRKLVEQHEQSIVLAKEEIEASKKELVTAKQIRKNKMEYDLLASLIQDQPDRNGTQNQIETIRREIDDLVQKKLKMERKFQKRRNDFTLLMYTIHELEQQLDQENSSSSSSSSSSSSSNESDAHSEPDLDDNGIMEVSDEDDDLNNSSPTKFDGVRGEPKFHSVSTEDSKAMSLEEDTVLELSIDKDEHDVDVAVAS; from the exons ATGCAACCCACTCCCGGTGCAGTAAGACCGTACTGTGTGGCGTGTCGGAGCAACTGCAGGTTCGGCCACACTCCGATCCGGCAAAAAATAGTGGAGATGAACGACG AGGAAATCATAAAGCAGCGCCTGCTGATCGACGGAGACGGCACTGGTGAGGATCGGAGGATTGTCGTGCTGCTGAAGCAGTTCTTGAAGTGGGCCAACGCCAAGAACGATTCGCCAGAGACCAA CCCTGTCATGTACGACCGCCTTATGGCCCAGTTCGCCCAGTGCAAGCTCTCTGCGATGAAGAATGTCCAGACGCTGCAGATGATTGGTGCCGAGCGGGAAAACTACAGAAAGCTAGTTGAGCAGCACGAGCAGAGCATTGTTCTGGCCAAGGAGGAGATCGAGGCTAGCAAGAAGGAACTAGTCACCGCCAAGCAGATACGCAAGAACAAAATGGAATACGACCTGCTGGCATCGCTCATTCAAGATCAGCCGGACCGCAACGGTACGCAGAATCAGATCGAGACAATCAGGAGGGAGATCGATGACCTGGTGCAAAAGAAGCTCAAGATGGAGCGAAAGTTTCAGAAGCGCCGCAACGACTTCACACTGCTCATGTACACGATTCAcgagctggagcagcagctggaCCAGGAGAACAGCTCCTCATcgtcatcctcctcctcctcgtcgtcttCCAACGAGAGTGATGCGCACTCGGAGCCTGATCTGGACGACAATGGCATAATGGAGGTCagcgacgaggacgacgaccTCAACAACAGCAGTCCCACAAAGTTCGACGGAGTCCGTGGCGAACCCAAGTTCCACTCCGTCTCCACGGAGGACTCAAAAGCCATGTCCTTGGAGGAGGACACCGTTCTCGAATTAAGCATTGACAAGGACGAGCATGAcgtggatgtggctgtggccAGTTAG